GTAGCTCCTGCTCGTTGCAAATTACCAATCTGGTTTGCACCACTTCCAGAATCACGTTCTCCAATTGACAACATATACTCAATTTCATTTCTCTGTGGAGTATGTAATTCAGCAATGCGCTTAGTAGAAGAAGTGACAATATTAACAATATTGTCCAAATGAGAAAAGAATTCCCAAATAACACTAACATCCTTAGCTGCAGAAACCAATGTCAGTTGTAAACGATGTGCAAAACAGTGGACATAGTATGCATAGGgacaatctttgagaaataatgCTTGAAGTCTATTCCACGCTCCACGCATATTGCTAGCACCATCATATCCTTGGCCTCTGATTTTCTTAACATGGAGATCATGATGAACAAGAACATTTGATATCtcatatttcaaattcattgaggTAGTGTCACTAACACTTTTGATGGCAAAAAATctttctgtcaaaatcccatGATTGTTCACAAACCTCAATATAATGGCCATTTGCTCTCGTTTAGATATATCTCGGGCTTCATCAACAAGAATACAGAAGTATTTATGTAAAGCCCAAAATAGTatacgtaaaatccatgcatatatttaatttatgaaatttattattttaattatttttgtttatttaatgtatgttaaaatgttttctagagttttatgtttcaagcgattattcgaggcgagatcgaggaaaggagatagggacgatttttttttagtaaattttaatgcagtattttatttaagataaggatggagtattttaaataatttaattaattttagtaatttaagagcttaattatttaaatgattaattgattttaaaattttaaagttgtagtatttgtgcattttatttaaatttaaaatttataatggggttaatatgagatttattttaaattagtatgttaaatgtttttaaatagattttttagtatattaaatacatatgttacaattgtttatttatatgtaggtatatatatatacacacatatatatatcaacacacaagcacacacactttgactcacacacacactcacacatttacacacacatacacacaacacaaaacacaaaacaaaacatgctattaaactttttgactaaagagaaggttgtgtttttaaaacactcctctctcaatttatttatttcattttcttccttctttttttttcattcaacgagcacatctcctctaaaaatttccagcatatatttagtaagttttctttgaagaaattgagctaagttcgtcccggatcgtctcccgtatcatctccgcttcgatatcgtcgtttcggtatttttaaatatcaaaaggcacgtatattctgttcttgatgcatcgatcttgtcatattaagcgttgtgttgttattgatgcaaaaattatatgtgtgatgcgtagaagtttgagcaatcacgTCTAGATCAAGTTTGAAACAATTTTGGATCACCAAATTCACGTTTTTGCTGTTCTGtaaaatactgcgattttttggtattgattttgagaaaaatttcaaCGTGAAAATCGTACAACTTTTCgatgccttcgatttgatataaaattcgagttatttggattaaaaacgagtgattTAGGgtgtttttagtatgactgctaTTTTTAGATCCGAAAACTCATGTTTCGCtgttctttcgaaatctgcgatttttcagtacatattttgagaaaacttttaattacaaaaacgtagatctttttgatacgttcgatttgatataaaattcgagttatttggattaaaaacgagtgagttatggagtttttagtatgactgctcaaatcgtgtttcaagaaagttatgaattttaatatgttcttgaagtttttatgttgcaggctttgttggggatcgacgggtgatcgttgctgcatataagaaagttagtaaTGATGTTTAGAGTGTTTTTGAGGTTTTGATTCATGTCGTTAAGAGCTTGAATTATTAAGATGTCgtaagaaataaactttaatataaatgacaaTATTTTGGGTCGTATGAATTGTAGGGtgattataaaagtttagttcaTTGTTATGGTGTCCTAGAATGGTCTCATAGTGATGAATCTTGATGCCTTATGtgttaattgggagaatagacatgtcgcaaaattttcataaaataattcgtCGAACAGAgcggacacggacccggacacggAGGTAGGCACGGTGTCCGTGCCTTCTTATTTCATCACAACAATTTTTAAGCGCACGGACACGGACCATGATACGGACCTAGGgatggggtccgtgtaccttcaGATTTTaggtatattcttttattatttaaggttTGATTTGAGGTTTTATACCATGGTTTAATATGATGTTTTACAGGGTTATGTCATGGGAAATTATAGAATGTTCTAAGAATTTATTTAGCTTGGGATTAAGCATGACATTTACGTTTAAGTTGTACAAGTTAAGTTTATGTATTCatattagtatgttgcagcaacgacccgattgacatccaacgaatccctcaatgcaaagtaagtatgtatgacgtgcaaagaaaatatttgaagtttttgaggtatgctaaatgtcttgtgaccaaaagtgaatgggtttggaagtcggtgaacgtggccgaggacctctccaccccgttaaattatgaacgggtttgaagttaagattggaaagcgttaaattatgaacggggaccaatccgcccgttaaattatgaacgggttagatcgtggttgtgaagcgttaaattatgaacgtggatcaactggcctgttaaattatgaacagggatctcatgtatgtggcagtggatatgtccctgtcagcccagtactgtggtttgtctgatcaggcatttattatgttatgggtcacttgctttgaaacatcctctacgcaaaatgatgaagttaagtatgttgaagtatgaaagcatgtttaaagaaaagtttatgtgatggcacgtcatattatgtatgcatgtatgttcaaagtttatgcaaagctcaagtttatgaaagttcaagtttcaaagtatgtatgttcaagttcaaagaagtttatgagagttcaaagttattatgaaagtttaagtttcaagtatatatgttatattttgaagttgtatgtggttttattatgtaatactcgttattccaagtttatacgtgttgagtctttagactcattagacttgAACGATGCAGATGAGTACGTTgaggaggagacaggaggtggcgaccaaggggcaggcttggactgagcagaaggctaaacccgaggaccactatgtttatgttttatgaaaactttaaaatattatgtttttatgttggatgtgagatgatttgaaataagtactttgttggaaaatattagttgggaatgttgattttaatattattaagttaaatgacaagtgacgaccgtatgaaattttatgtttaagaaaatttttaatttttccgcaaattttgaagtagtaaaagtacggtacgttacagttggtatcagagccgacctctcttagtacggtgtggttcggggacgaaccaagcagaagctggtgggcatgtgaggcccggggccgaagagggcgggggatgatcgccggtgccataaggttgcacggacaatgagcggctcctggcaggcttctaggtggagggaacatgaatgaaccgatcacacacaggaatgagagggattccgagactgttcaatgtaatggactgtacagttgaagagggcttaaaagatttgattggtactactcatatcacgaaggtgcatcttcttttcagtagctcatcacataagaactccaaagttaagcgtgcttgacttgggacaattttgggataggtgacctcctgggaagtttcccagggtgcgtgtgagtgaggacataagcacgctggaaagactcgtcttggtacagtgaagacagtcgtcgaatctgagacgttacagttggtatcagagcggtgttcttgtaaagggttatgcctacttccagtcgcaagaagctcataaggtcacacctcaagtctgtaagttttaagttttcAAAGATTTATGTTAGTGTAGTATGCAttaagttattattttcagcatgtccataCTTTTAAGTTCAGTTACGTGAATCCTATGTTATTTATATCATGTTcatatgcatgttgggtttacgtatTGGGTAATTTTAGAACAGTATGGCTCCTAGACGTTTGATTGCCCGTGGAGCTAGGGATGAGGACCGAGAGTCTCGTGATGGGGAAAGAGccactcctcctcctccacctccagatATGCAGGTGCAGATGCTTGCAGCTATGACGCAGTTTTTCGCACAGGTTGCAGGGAATCCAGCTCCAGCAGCAGGAGGTGCTGGAGCTGGATTGGACTGAGCGGAAGTTTAAAGTTATTATGAAAgtttaagtttcaagtatatatgttatattttgaagttgtatgtggttttattatgtaatactcgttattcccagtttatacgtgttgagtctttagactcactagacttgaacgatgcaggtgagtacgttgaagaggagacaggaggtggcgaccaaggggcaggcttggactgagcggaaggctaaacccgaggaccactatgtttatgttttatgaaaactttaaaatattatgtttttatattggatgtgagatgatttgaaataagtactttgttggaaaatattaattgggaatgttgattttaatattattaagttaaatgacaagtgacgatcgtatgaaattttatgtttaagaaaatttttaatttttccgcaaattttgaagtagtaaaagtacggtacgttacaatttatctccaacttcttcacgAACCATCTGTCGTACTCTATTGGCCATAATATGTAAAATCTCTTTCTGAATTTCTGGAGCGATATATTGGGCATTTTTTGGAGCATTCTCAAGCACAACTTCATCAATTTCTATATTCATTTTTGCAAAAGCCTTCACCAATTCAAAAAAATGTCCACGATTAGATGAAGATAGAGATTGGTCGTTACCTCTAAAAGCACAACCTTGAAGTGCTAGCCAACGAACAGCTACAATTGAGGTGCTCAAACGCAGACGATTTTTATCTTTTTCCTCTTTAGATTGTGCATGAATCACtttatcaatatgttttgtgggcctcatcaaattttcagcccttctcTCACACATAGTATGAGGTGAAGAAGCTGCAGAACCAATATGGGCAAGAAAAGCACATGTTTTTCCTTGGTTTACCCTTTTCCAATTGTCAAATCCTTCATTGACCAATGCCGAGATATTAGATGAATTAACATCATTcaggaaaagaaaacaatagaaacaatatgccttatttgttgaaggcgaatactccaaccaataaaatttctgaaaccattttttctgaaaacgacgattctggcttccaaattttgtacctggatactccaacatatctggttgataaggccccatatttagatatgaacgtcttatctcatctcgtacattaacatgatattcacatatctgttttctttttcctgGATCTCGTTCAATAAAAGTAGACGAAGACTGATGATCGTCTCTAGGAGATGAACATGAAGGAATTTGGATATTGGGAAATAGAAGACTTTCACTGGATTGATGTTGCATTGTAAGGACCGTAGGAATTGAAGTATCTTCACTAGCTTGACGATCTCTCTTCTTAAAGAAAGAGGATAtcaatttttttcctttctttgcaGCAGATTGATATTCCATTATGAAATAGTtcaatttataatcctaaacaagaataaaataattattaaccaAATAAACAAGTAATAGTCACTCAACAActcaacaacaaacaatcaagaaaccacaaatcacacacagagaagctataaaaaacaaaataaaaaatgtatagcCGATTCTTACCTGGATTGTTGCCTTGCCGATGAGCAATTCGATTTCTTCGGGAGTCCGCAATTCTATTCTGTCGCTAAAGGGCTTGGGACTTGGGAGAAAAATTTTGTAGAATTGAGGTGGGGCGGATCAGAGGATAAATTTGGTCTCATCCTTGTAAATGAACGGGACTTGATTGGACTAAGACATTGATgtacgacggtttttgaaagcgactgtttttcaaaaaacagtcgctaatagcgactgtTATTAGCGACTGTTTGAATAAACAGTCACTAGTAGCGACGGTGcaattaaaaccgtcgcaaatattggcgacggtttttgaaaaaccgtcgctaaattattaaaaaagtgGGCTGGGCTACAGCCCAGTACAGCCCTAGAATACATTCGTCTCTGGTTACCGCTCGTGAAACTCAATTTCATGTGGATATCGATTTTAATTGTGACCTCGTCGTGTGCGAATACTATGATGATGTCGTCCTCCGACACAACGTTCAATTTAGTTTCATGAGAAAATCAGTTCGTATGGATATCAAACAACTCATGGACCCCGAATATTCATGCCGAATGATCGATCGGGAGCTGGGACAGTGGTCTCTGGACGATCACAACCGTCGAAAGTTAAGCAAATTTGCATTCGCCGTCGCGAAAGATCTCTTGAGGCTTATGCCTCCGCAGCACAATGTTTTGGTCATTCCCTTCAATGTTTTAGTGGAATGTAACAGACATGTTGATGAAAATCTTGCCATGGAATTGACGGCTCAACTGTCGGAGGAAGAGGACAATTCTGAGATGGTTCCGGCTTCAGAATCTTCCATGGACGAATATTTGGAGATCAAGACTACTACTCTCGAAAACGACGAAGAGAGTTGTTCGATCTGTCTCGAAGATTTCTACGCGGGTTGTGAAGTTGTATCCATGCCGTGCTCGCACATTTTTCACGAGGATTGCATCAAGAAGTGGCTCAAGACTAGCCATTACTGTCCCATCTGCCGATTCGTGATGCCAACAGCAGGTTATTATTAGTCGTTAACAAGTTCAAATATTGTAGAGCATTAATGAGTCTGTATAATCTTtgtaaaatcttttgataaatatgttttgtttctgcgttttttttaatgatttgaCTTCTCCAATTGTTCATAATCACAAGGTgattctattttttatttttatttttaactaatTTTGATATTAATGACTGTGTGAATCATTGTtcacaaattaaaaattatacatataaaaaaattatatttaaatttaaaatatgataaattattctaaaataatttcaaaattaattacCTATCTTATCTCCCTaaaaataagattaaaagattttgaaaaaGAGATATTTTAGGGAAAGAGAAAAAAAGTTtcaccaaaaaaattattaaaaaaaaggtgtagttataaattttaaacaaaggGTATCTACTTTAATTATATgataataaaaacaataataatatattgatatatGTATTGACCATTATATAGATTTAAAGAGGTATTGTTCAATTTTTTTGTGGTGTTGGAGTTGATAAAGTATTTAAGTATTTGACCAATGATCAAGAGTTCGATTTTCCTATCAACACTTTTTCAGGTGGGTCTATTGAACAAAGTTTGTCCAGTGTAGTTTACCTGAATAACGTAGTTTGCATACTATTGTGTGTGCACTTCTCAGGTGAGCCAGTCGCATATGGTTAGCCCAGTGCGTTTACCTAAATAACGTGGTTTGCAGACTATTGTGTGCACACAGAAGAGTAGATGCGAGAACCacgatttttaaaatgtaattatttatttaaataaatacatgtaCAAGAAtgtattttgaaattatgatattattgtaaaaaataataaatacaaaaatacaaaacaaaatttatattttatcatgAGAAAAATATCCATAACTAAGAATGTCAATGGGTCCGGGTTTTACCCACACCCGCAATGGACCCGCGCGTATGGGGCGGATTTGGGCATGCTAAATGTGTCATCGGACGGGTCTCGGGTCCAATTTTTCAGACCCGTCTGAGTACGGGTCTTTTTATTTTCActactttttttatttatattgaaaTTTAAAAGGGGTTGTTCGATCTGTCTCGAAGATTTCTACGTGGGTTGTGAAGTTGTATCCATGTCGTGCTCGCATATTTTTCACGAGGATTACATCAAGAAGTGGCTCAAGACTAGCCATTACTGTCCTATATGCCGATTCGTGATGCCAACAACAAGTTATTATTAGTCGTTAACAAGTTCAAATATTGTAGAGCATTAAGGACTCTGTATAATCTTTGTGAACTCTTTTGATAGATCTTGTGCTGCTTTGAATTTATCCCTGGTGATAGCTACTTTATCCATAGTTATTTGAACCAGTTCATGTCATGTGTTGTCTTTCTCTCCGATTTCACCCCAGTATAGTGGTGACCTACACTTTCgtccataaagtgcttcataaggagccattTTGATACTCCTGTGGTAGATGTTATTATAAGTGAACTCTATTAGGGGTATATGTTCACTCCAATTTTCACAGAAATCTAGAACACATGCCATCAACATGTCTTCAAGGGTTTGAATTGTACTTTTAGTTTGGCCATATGTTTCAAGGTGATAGGTAGTGGTGAGAGTGACATTGGTCCCCATAGCTTCT
This window of the Primulina tabacum isolate GXHZ01 chromosome 12, ASM2559414v2, whole genome shotgun sequence genome carries:
- the LOC142520327 gene encoding uncharacterized protein LOC142520327; the encoded protein is MAIILRFVNNHGILTERFFAIKSVSDTTSMNLKYEISNVLVHHDLHVKKIRGQGYDGASNMRGAWNRLQALFLKDCPYAYYVHCFAHRLQLTLVSAAKDVSVIWEFFSHLDNIVNIVTSSTKRIAELHTPQRNEIEYMLSIGERDSGSGANQIGNLQRAGATRWSSHYDSVKS